DNA sequence from the Gouania willdenowi chromosome 21, fGouWil2.1, whole genome shotgun sequence genome:
ACACAAACAAATATAAACTATCGTTTTATAAAGTCGTTGTGGAGTTTTCTATTTAGTAGCCAAGCATAGATTTAAGACCTAGAGCTTAGGTTGCCGCGGGGCAGTCCTAATAATTGGTGCCAAAACCTGGGATCTTTGTCTTGATATTAGTTCTTCTTTTTACCTTCATACTCTGTTGACTCGGACACTGAGTTTCACCCGAGGACCTGGTTTCTTCCACCAACCGACAAGGAGCTCCAAACCAAAGTAAGCAGAAAAACTCAGGTCTGTTTCTTATTTGGCGGAATCCAGGTCTGGgagaaaactattcaaaacttcttttaaaaatgccAAAGCACAAACTCAACATTTCACTAAAGTTACATCTTATTGTTTAGGTTAAAATCAACACATCAGTTTTAAGTGTTTGGCTTTGACTCACACTGCGAACAAGGACCTTAGATCTCATCTGCAATCCAGAAGCAGTGCCGCTAACGTCTCAGGTGTGGAGGACAGACAGAGGAGCGTCCAACATGGCAAAACATCCAAAAACCAACCACATGCTTGTGAAGATAGTCAGAGATGGTCCTCTTAGTGTTTGGACCCTCGCAGAGAGCGGCGCCTCCTCCTGCAGAGTCCCGTTGCGCAGGCTCTCTGTCCCGTTCCCCATCTCCTCCCTGAGCTCCTGCTGGAGCAGCTTGGAGATCAGGCTGTTGAAGCGGTTCTCTGTGGTAGAGATGATCTCCGAGGAGATCGTGGTCAGGTTGAGCTCGCCGGGATCCACACACGTGCCATTCAGTTTGGTGAAAACCACCTTGCCGAGGTCCAGTCCTGCCACGGAGGATGGTGACGAGCAGGTGACGTCCCGGACCAGTTTGTAGTTCTCCATCCACTCCTTGAGCCACTCCAGTGCACAGTCGCACTCCCACGGGTTCTTGAAGAGGTACAGGCGCCCCAGAAAGTAGATGGGCTGGAAAACGGGTAAGGGGAGCGTGGTGAGGTTGTTGCTGTTCAGGTGGAGCGTGATCAAGCTGGTCACGTTCTCGAATGTCCCCTCCTCAATAAAGACCAACTGGTTCCTGTCCAGATACAAGACCTCCAGCTCCACCAGGTCACTGAACCACAGTTTGGAAACATTGGTCAGCTGGTTGCCGCCAAGGTTGAGCATCTTCAGGTGTCTGAGACCTTTGAAGGCCAGCCTGGGCAGCTCAGACAGAAGGTTGTCATTGAGGTAGAAGTTCTCCAGACTTACAAGGTCTTTAAAGGCGTCGGCGTGTATCACATTGATGCGGTTGTCCTGGAGGTTCAGGTATCTGGAAAAGACAGAGAGGGAGGTGAAGTTCCTTAAATAAGTAAAACATTATATCAGCTTGCCAAAGAAAAGCAATTACTTATTAACAACCATGAAAATAAGCAAACATCTCAACCTGTAGGTTTGATTCTTGCCATTTCCAATGAGTACTGAGTATACTGGTAAAACTACAAATGGTTAAAGTTTCAAAGTGAAAGaccgcaaacctccgccaacttttgatcagctcaccaaatttcatttaaatccattaataactttttgaaatatcCTTGGTAAAAAACTTTTTCTGAAAACTGTATCTACAGTACCTTCCAGATCATTTCCTAAATCAAACTCGCTCTTCCTTTTGACATTGTCTCAGCTCACAAAATCTCATTTAAATCTAACAAACAGCCTTATCAACATTCTCTCTTTGGCGGAGGAAATAACATGGACAAACAGATACTTTAGTTgcaagtttttgtgtttttgtatcaaCAATGTTGGTCATTTATTGGTTTGTAAAATTCAGAGGTGAATATGGGACTCTTCCATTGGTCAAGACTGAACCAAGCAGAAGGTTTAgtattaatttaaacaattgcaatgttttaattttagtggttagtacacgttcagagccagaaatgcaatgggactaataATCTGCATAATAttttcggccaagaattttcatttgggtgcatccctaataGAAACTCTAGCgtcatatttcatttaaatccgAAAAAGGAAACAATATCACAGCACAATGTGAACGATCTCTGGCTTCTGTCAAATGGATTTTTGCTTTTACTCTGCATTATTTTTTCTGCACTGTGTGGTAAgttagcgggtcagaaaatggatggatgggtgtgAAAGTAATCAGTAGTGATACttagagtaagttactgattacattttttaacaggtaacttgtaattgtaccggattattttttttaaagtaattctcCCAACCCTGGCCACAACTGTAAACTTTCACATCTTTTTCTAAGCAAATAatttagaatattgaccaatctgTGCATTAACAAGGGTTTGGTTTCTTTGTaaattttcttgtaattttagtagatttcttttttacttattttgtgtgttattgttgcactttatgttttttatgcatttctgtaattttgtttatttttctttcattttgtatgtttttggagtcattttgtgcagttgcTTTGGggaacacacaaatatacagtatctgcATGTGGCCCATGTCTGCTTCACAGTATTCCATACACATCCATGCAAAAAAACCTGGAGTAGGAACCTGTGAAACGGTTCCATTCTGTGTTTGCAGGCCTGAGGCTCAGGGTGACATAACCCTGACACTTAAACCACATAGAACACGCTAACACAGGGGGGCCACGAGACACTGGTAGGGGTTGcaagatgcctttaagaaactagtatatttttaacaatttttgctcccattttctgcaactacaccaaacttgccatattttaacccgttttcatcactttttcttaccatatttttgctccttttaatgcatttttgctacattactctcactTCTCcgtcacattttaatgccttttctgcagtttttccactttcaaaacattttcagcatttataaaccctttccacctttTTTCCACCTTgagtcacatatgttgacccattattgtcacttttaacctctttttaccatatttcatgcttatttttgccaatttaaacacattcacgatttctcatgcccattatttgccagtttaaactaattgttccaatactgacactttgaacactttttctatctgttttatgaccactctaatttgcaacttttaaccaatttatgaaatctcatttcaccaccatttccaCCATTCTTGGTcacttttatcccattttatttccgattaaaacaagtatttacatctttaagatgactatatattatggTGCATATAATATTGAACTTCCAGGATAACAGTGGATTctatttagatgaataaataaatgtggttatcacagattcatagaacaatggaccatcattttgctgactttatggatggaccccaaaaagcacAGATACTTTGTTGGAGATCCTAGAAAGCTAGTTCTGTGTTCTGATTCGCCAAACTATAAAGAAAGATTCTAGTTCATGTATTGTTGAATTTAAAGTCCGGGACTAGATTATGTGAGTGAGTTGAGTGACGTACTGTACCTGAGGTTCCCCAGGCCCAGCAGGGAGTTGTAAGCCACCGCCTCGATCTTATTCCTCTCCAGGTAGACGTGGGTGAGGTTCTCCATTCCTCTGATGGATCCAGGGATCCTCctgaagttgttctggtagcagAGCAGCTGCTTCAGCGCTGTCTGCTCGATGAAGATGCGGTCGGGGATGTTGAAGAGGTTACAGTTGGACACGTCCAGACGCACCAGCTTCTTCAGCCCAGTGAAGGTGCGCGTGTGCAGGTAGCTGATGTACTCGTTGTGAGCCATTCTCAGCTCCACCAGGTTGGAAAGGCCCTGATGGAACAAAGACATGAGTGTGCATTAATGCTGTGCGATATAACGCTATATATCATAGTGCGATATAAAAACGTCTACCACTCTTTCATATTTGATCTTTGATGGAGCTTGCgagtaaaattcactacaggtacggtttaAAACGGTAGTAGTGGccattattgttggtttttgcgCCTCCTCTGGTGGTATTCCCACATACACACGTGACAACAGTACATGTAGACAAATGCATGAATATTCCTCCATCGAGAAGATTTTTAAAGGAGAAGCACCATTTATTTTTggatatatttttttgagttttaaaaaagtacacaaacacTGATCCTCTGTGTAATATTCTCTACACTAGACCTTTAAactgtgataaaaaaaatgaaccaTATATTGGTAAATTCTGTATTGATATGAAAGAATTGAAAAGCAAtcatgtttggtttttgttttcttaaattGACCAGTCCATACAAAGTTATGTAGAAAGTATTAAAgctttatctatctataaaagcaagcaacgtatgtgtgcgtgtgtgtggttgtggagcaaatatctccctgatgcagtgtctgatcgacctgaaactttgtcaacgacttgcgcataccccgagtgtgtgcatccataattttggagtaatttggtcattccaAAACCAATCCACACTGTGTAACtcctgtcaaacattgttttagaacactgatgatgtcatcaacagtgatgtcatcagagttccaatcagaatgttctaactgatgatgtcatcaacagtgacttCATCGTCAGTGTTCTattttatgctaatgctaagctagcgCAGTGTGACGCTGTCTGTCTGTACataataacttgaaaagttacaaacagATTTTGATgcaattttcaggaaatgttaatAATGGatcaaggaacagctgattaaattttggctactaaaagaaaatatatagatataaatatcccattaattttcccatccacaccgTGGAACTCCTCttaatgtcaatatgaatacatacctccaCTGTACTAGTTATAAAAAAGAAGTAGCCTTAGTCACAACTTTTGaaacaatatttgaaaaaagCTGCTGTAAAGTCAGGCATTTTAATGCTATATGTAACAATTGTAGAAATTGGTCGTGAAAACCAAAAGTTACTGAGAAATTATACCAATTAATTTATAGAAACcatttttatataataatacaaatatataatgaaaagcaattttccattaatttcatgtaattttaaggATGTAAATCTATCGATATCATGATTTAAAATTATCTCCATGTCGCGCAGCACTAGCGTGGATTAATATTCCAGTCATGTAGCTCTACTTTGAGCTCCTCACTGCCTGAAAAGTAGTGACACAGATTTCATGAAATTGACTTATTATTGAGAAATCTTGTGCTCCTCAGACCTTGAAGGCTCCAGGTGTGATGAAGGAGATGTTGTTGTGGTCCAGAGAAAGGCTCTTCAGTGAGGGCAGGGTCCCGAAGGCGCGCTCCGACAGGAACTTCAGGCTGTTCTTGTCCAGGTTGATGGCCGACGCCTCACAGGGAAACTCCTTAGGCAGCTCAGCCATGGAGGAGCGGTCGCACAGAACACTGCAGTTCTTCTCTGGAGTGCAAGAACaggatggaggacaggagcggACACAGGCCCAGCGGGACAGCACGGCctgaggcagcagcagcagcagcacacagacTGACAGCACAGCACAAAAACATCACGTCAGCGTAAATGTGTCACAAATGTTACAACATCCATTATGTATCTATAATGTCCCATCTTTAACTCTGATTACAGATATATATTATCCcctttaaataaatgcataagaTCTTCCATTGGCAAAAGGAAAGTCCCACCGACCCAAAGCAAacacacttttgggtcctgacccacaagttgagaaccTGTGCCCTGATGTCTGCACCTGGTTCTAGTTGATCTTTtaaatttctgcccagaaacGTCTGAAATCTAAACACGTTAGAGGAGTAAACTATGATGCCTGTGATGGTTTAGGATCAATTACTATGAGCTTCAGATAcgatagaatatatatataatatacccTTCAAAGTAAATGCATAAGATCTTCTTCTATTAGATGTTGGGGAGATTAAACTGTGAAAATGATATAATGGCAGAATGGGTTTGATTTAGTTAACTGATGTGTTGATTCGCCCACTTTGCCTGTTTACATGCCTGCCTGTCTTGTTTAgtagctatccgtacggttgccatatcaacacaccgacattctatccatacacaGCGCTCTATTTGGCCTGTTTAGGCTACGTGACTAAgtctaaaccttaccctaaacctaaaaattgttaggttataacctaaccctgaacctaagacgctacgtacttgtacttcagttaCCGTACCAATAGCATTGTACGTACgccaaccatacaaatagactttttcttttttttccagatttcttatttatttggtACATTTTTTTATGCCCTCCATTTTACATGTTCTGTCGATACACGTATGTTTGTTCTTTTTGCAATATTGAAAAtacaatcaaattaaattatttttaattaattattttaatttgaagtatataaaaatatctttttCTATTGCCAAAAAGAAAACCCCACGGCCCAAAGCAAATGGGTTTGTGACACACTTTAGGGTCCTGACCCACGAGTTGAGAACTTGTGCCCTAATGTCTGCATCTGTTTTGAAGTCGATCATTTCTGCCCAAAAAACGTGGAGAATTAAAACATGATCCCTGTGATGGTTTAGGACACGTATCAAATTAAAGTCatgaataattaatttatagataTATCGGTAGCCCCGCCTCCCGCCCAGTGTGAGTAGGAGATCACCGAcggaccctgaaataggacaaagcgggtctgaaaacgGATGGATAGATATATTAGtccctaaaaatacacaaaattaatgaaaCTCTATAATATTTGCTGAGCtcaattttcttgtttttatcacaactgcagaaaaaaaataaaataatcacaaactgtggaaagattttttttatcctgcaattaatcaaataatcacacaaaattcctttaatttactcaaaaaatcaTGAAGTCAGGATCCGTcaggatattgttggtgcctgtactttacatttacatactgtactttAGATTTACATTCTGTATtactttacatactgtattgaTCATTCAAATACTGTATtgttttacatactgtattgATCATTCAAATACTGTATtgttttacatactgtattgATCATTCAAATACTGTATtgttttacatactgtattgatcatttacatactgtattactttacatactgtattgatcatttacatactgtattactttacatactgtattgatcatttaaatactgtattgatcatttacacactattactttaaatactgtattgatcatttacatactgtattacTTTAAATACTGTATTGATCATTTACACACTGTATGactttacatactgtattgatcatttacatactgtattacTTTAAATACTGTATTGATCATTTACACACTGTATGactttacatactgtattgatcatttaaatacTGTATTACTTTAAATACTGTATTGATCATTTACACACTGTATGactttacatactgtattgatcatttacatactgtattgatcatttaaatactgtattactttaaatactgtattgatcatttacatactgtattacTTTAAATACTATATTGATCATTTACGTACTGTATTGAtcatttacatactgtattgatcatttacatgtggaagtgcaaactgggACATgataatgttgaaataacttTTCTCCCCCACTAAAATTCTTTGTCAAAACTCTCCAATAATTACAATGGACTGTGAAAAACGACTATTTCAcctccgatatgataccgatattgcacaCGTGTATTGGTCTGATACCGATATTTTAACCGATACAATACCATCACGGATCATAAATACGAGTATCATTTATCTTGTATtgtgcaattaaataaattagaagaccctgaaaaataacttcactaaatctaataaaaaacaatatatatttttacatatatatgagatatttttttttgattgatgcATGTATAATGActctttgtgtatgtttttattatatatatatcactatcACTTTCAATATGCGAtacaattgacaaaaaaaaattcaaatgaatAAGATGGGAAAGCATGATGATTAAATAGATGAATAACGacctaaatctaaattaaagtagtaagttttctttcttttctggcCATAGACAAATATCTGTGAGCCACTGGAAACGAGCACTGGTTGAAGGATGAATGGAGGTGTTTTTAAACTGACCCGTGGATGTGATGACAGTCATGGCGTTCCGCTCTCATCTGGGACATCCCAGGATTAGCAGAGGTCTGAAACTGCACAGAAACACCGTGACTCATGGAGATGATGGAAGTCTGAAGGTGTTTCTGTTTCCTGGACAGGAGAACTCCACTAACTAAATCATTATTTAGAAATCAAAAACATATGATTTCCTTCCTCACGTTCTACTTCTGTCATTCCTGCTGTAGATCAGCTTACGGTATCATCACTGCCAATAAGAAAGAGCTttagcagacataggcaactagtggtccgggggccacatgcagccctggAGCTAcatttgtgcggcccccaaagtaaacggaCAGAATACATTAtagaaaacatacacaaaaggataatcAAAAGAAAcgaaacaaaaaatgcaaataatgacgacaaaaacctagtctaaaaacacacaaaacatcaacaaaaaaacacaaactgacttCAGAACTCAAAAGATGACAATTAAAATAGGCAAAAGTGAAATCtatagaacaacaacaaaaaacaaaaacagactaaaaaaaaaactcatcattgatcctgatcatggtacattgatcattcacacttcatTAGTTATTAATGGGAATACTTGAATGTATTCCCATTAATAACTAGGTCACAATGATGAACGAGGAACCAACAACACATACTGTAACTGAGTCATGTTTCAGAAAGATCGGTAAATATAAACTAAGATGTGATTGTTTTCAATTTTGCCAATAATGAGAGACATgagtttttagatttttgaaactgatccagaatcagtattgaTCTGCAACCTTGACTCcacaaggagccattttgcatCATCTCACCttgattaaagtcctcctggatccaaaatagaaaacagttaaaattatatagaataatgtttgatttaatttcatttgatttatattgatcatgtaaatggcaacttaaaaatggtttaaaataaaaaataaaaaaaataaacatgacatcaagaaataatacagtattttacatcttcaaattcttacgcatcttagtttacatgaacacaatgttgtataaagaagatttttttagttCATAAATCTGAAAGACTACAAatgcatgatcatgtgatcaacacatgctaattactcatttcttgccacacataaatcatgcatatttaacctgtacattggtggttaaatcaatctgttcccatccatccatccgtccattttcaaacccgctaattcccgtttatcagggaatctgttcccacacaaatgaaatctctattttcttccagaatagtgtttttattgatttaattatcttaccagggatttaaaacttaatgtttaccacaggtgcaggaaagttgatggtctgtagatgtttgaagtaggaaggtgctgcgtcattgcacaacgtgatttatatTAGGTTAACacattgttatatcttgattttatttgtcattcatcattaatagcttctgttaaaaaaataaaaaacttattCCAATAGTTTTTTTGACAGCTATAAGGAGCCactgcataagagtcaaagagccacattaggctccagagccgcaggttgcagatcAATCAGCAATGATCAATTGGAGTCAATTTTTGgctaaaatgttgtcaaaatctgtgaaGTATTTTTGACATAATCATTTTTTGACAACCAAACAAATGAACGCAGGTAAGAATATGACCTCCATGGTGGAGGTAATgaccacaaaaaagaaaaaaactaaacaaaagtacacataatggcaacaacaacacaaaaaaaatgacataaatagcTCAAAAATGTACTATTAATTCACGCAAGAGaagcagaaatacagaaaatgacaacagaaacaaataatacaacatcaaaaatacaaaaactgactcaaaaaacaaaatgacactttGTTGTTTCCCGTATTAATGTTCAGAATGTTTGTTATTCTAAATGtagacatgaatgttgataatgtggccctaagaTCAGATACAGTTACGTATTtgactgtacatacatacatgaatgcatacatatacatatatgtgtgtatatagaaTAAACAGGTACCTGCAGATTGTGCCACACTGGTGAATCCATGTGTTAAAGTGAAGTCCACAGAAAACAGTGAACGTTTCCATCCTGATGTTCCATGTTAGTCCTCAACGTTTCCCATCAACAGCATCACTGAGCCACACACAGacgtgctctgtgtgtgtgtgtgtgtgtgtgtgtgtgtttacaaaacAGTCATCTCTTAATGGCAGTCAAATCCCCTGCaggttggatggatggttggattgATGGATGGTTAGATGGATGGAGATGTGCTGTGTGCAGGATTACAGCAGTAAAGTGAAGCTCTGAGGTCAAACTGCAGATGCATAGTGGTaacttagacacacacacacacacacacacacacacacacacacacacacacacacacacacacacacacacacacacacacacacacacacacacacacacacacacacacacacactaaacagcagaaatacagaTGTTGAAGTGGTTTAAAACACTTGATTTCAcagttaaaatgacaggaaagtCATTCATTGGTTGTTGAATTCAACACTATATTTTAACGAAGGTCGACCAGATGCTAtaataattttaacatttttatcattattagcTATTAATTATTGCATTCTTTGAATATAAAATTAGaattttacatttactttttacttcattttctaTTATACAAagtgcacaaaattacaccgaTTTTAAGACTTTAATTATTGTTAACAAGTGACTTcaggtattttttcacttcagtTCATTCTATTTTTACTTTACTAAGTTTGGCTTTTCACTACTTGACACAACACTGGGTGATACTGttaaaattacatattttttcatAAAAGTTGAAGGTATTTCTGGTCAAACTGAGCCGATGTGTCCCCTGAACTATAATAAGTTAACCTTGAGAAACAGATGAATTCTTGGATTAAATCCAAGCACTTCTGCTGACGACGCATACATTGCTTTAAAATTTACACAGTgacattgtcatttttaagaaaTGTAGGAAAATTTTAAGATCCCAAAGAGACTCATATATGTAccttacaactttattcttaagGAGGTTGTAAGTGAATCATATAATCCTGTTGTTTCCTTGTGGAAGTGCCGACTAAGGAAAAAATATTGATCTATAGTTCAATGACATCATGGACAGTCAGCTATTTTATTGATTAGACTCTCACCAATCACAACACTTCTAAAACGCTCATAAGGACTCAAGGTTAGAGCCACATTGAGagagaaaataaacagtttaagagaataaagtttaataagaaaaaaaataattttcaagtCCAACTGTCACAAGAAACAAAAGACATGAAACTACAATGGAAAAATCACAGGATAAGTCATAAAATTACAAGCATACGGTGATCTtacaaaaaaagtcataattttatgagagtcgagtaaaaaatgactgcattgttTCCAACACTACAGATTCAGATCCACAcaggttgttttattttatttttcctgctTGCACTCAGACGAGAACGATGCTTTTTCCCTGCTTGCTCTCTCtgtcttgttttaatctaaCAGGATCCTGTTTCTGCATCACGatcctaaatctaaatgatggaattgatcagctggtctttcttcgcttttggtcaaatttctCAACTAGGAGAACTGGCATTGAAAGAGTCCACAAGTCCTGAGGACGTGGAAGATGGAATTATAATAACGGGTCTTCTGCTGATTGAatctggcattttcctgatttatagCTAAATTTGGATTACATTGGAAGCAATATTGGAAGCCACTTGTCATCGATGGAAGGGGCCAAACTCTCGGAACTCTCTGATGGATTCCACTGTAGTGAACTTTAAGAACAGTGGAGAGTTTGTCTCAAGGAAATGGCCACATTATTGATTGAATGACCAAGAACAATGTGGCTCGCCCATTTGAAAACATCTTCTCTTGACTCATTCGGCCCCCTGAGAACAGCCTGTGaaggtctgtttttttcttctccaaacTCTCCATGGATGTATGTTGATTTGACGCTCTGACATTTCCCTCCCTTTCCATGAACACCTGTGATCTGGCTCAACTAACAAACTCTCGAGGTCATCTCTACGGCAACGCCGACCCACGTCATCGGCTGGAGAACTATGAGAAACTATAGCAGAGTCTCagtaaacaggcttatctcaaACAAACACTTAACACTTCACTCCCACATTTATTCACATACACAACCTGTTTCTTCACCGTCTCCTCTGGCCCCCACCCCTtccttcctgcagagaagtaccCCTGACTGCAGTCCGCACGTTGGGGAGGAGCTCAAC
Encoded proteins:
- the LOC114455703 gene encoding nyctalopin-like — protein: MTVITSTVCVLLLLLPQAVLSRWACVRSCPPSCSCTPEKNCSVLCDRSSMAELPKEFPCEASAINLDKNSLKFLSERAFGTLPSLKSLSLDHNNISFITPGAFKGLSNLVELRMAHNEYISYLHTRTFTGLKKLVRLDVSNCNLFNIPDRIFIEQTALKQLLCYQNNFRRIPGSIRGMENLTHVYLERNKIEAVAYNSLLGLGNLRYLNLQDNRINVIHADAFKDLVSLENFYLNDNLLSELPRLAFKGLRHLKMLNLGGNQLTNVSKLWFSDLVELEVLYLDRNQLVFIEEGTFENVTSLITLHLNSNNLTTLPLPVFQPIYFLGRLYLFKNPWECDCALEWLKEWMENYKLVRDVTCSSPSSVAGLDLGKVVFTKLNGTCVDPGELNLTTISSEIISTTENRFNSLISKLLQQELREEMGNGTESLRNGTLQEEAPLSARVQTLRGPSLTIFTSMWLVFGCFAMLDAPLSVLHT